In Achromobacter spanius, the following proteins share a genomic window:
- the malQ gene encoding 4-alpha-glucanotransferase, producing the protein MSAAAHAGLSELAAEAGIAEHWTDASQRPCRVSPDTLRALLAAMDLPADSDADIRDSRHRLADLSARAHLPAMLIALPGEAVPLPPDCAGTYRLESPSGPALSGRTTAGQDGAATLRAPAGPGYYTVHTQAGMTTLAVCPPRAPSLDELLQAQDARAWGLAVQVYSLRRPAPDPTQATHGFGDFGALHDLAVASGASGADALAISPVHAMFAADPAHCSPYSPSSRLFLNTLYADPAGILGADAVRDALAGMTQARLPVLDAQPLINWPAAAGFRQQLLRRLHDRFTTHASAEQRSAYDSYRAAAGPDLFEHALFEALHAEHSLAAGAPVPWTEWPAELHDPRSSAAQRYAAEHPHDVDAHMFNQWLAAESLKRVQHAGRDAGMRVGVVADLAVGGSPHGSHAWSRHADLMTRASVGAPPDLYNPLGQGWGLTALSPTALQASGYSAFLAMLRASLAHAGGLRIDHILGMARMWLIPDGASPQDGGYLRYPLQQLLRLTALEARLHRALIVGENLGTVPEGFDAQLEAHGVLGMDVLWFMRGADSAADSGVDSGADSGADSATPPAPSAVPPDFTPPSHWPANAVAMTTTHDLPTLEGWWHAQDILWRSRLRLLAPDQDEAELRAERLEDRATLWRAVQACSPTASTLPLPRQTPSAELLGFVAATPCPLMLVPLEDLTGQLDQPNLPGTTSRHPNWRQRVPLSVADCLSAPTSQARLRPVRALRGRP; encoded by the coding sequence ATGAGCGCCGCCGCCCACGCCGGGCTGTCCGAGCTTGCCGCCGAGGCCGGCATTGCCGAGCACTGGACCGACGCAAGCCAGCGCCCGTGCCGTGTGTCGCCCGACACCTTGCGCGCGCTGCTGGCCGCCATGGACCTGCCCGCTGATTCCGATGCGGACATACGCGACAGCCGCCACCGCCTGGCCGACCTGTCCGCGCGCGCGCACCTGCCCGCGATGCTGATCGCGCTGCCGGGCGAGGCGGTGCCGCTGCCACCCGACTGCGCGGGCACGTATCGACTCGAATCCCCCTCTGGGCCGGCCCTCTCTGGCCGCACCACAGCGGGACAAGACGGCGCCGCGACCTTGCGCGCGCCGGCAGGCCCCGGTTACTACACCGTGCACACGCAGGCCGGGATGACGACGCTTGCCGTCTGCCCGCCGCGCGCGCCGTCGCTGGATGAACTGCTGCAAGCGCAGGACGCTCGCGCCTGGGGCCTGGCCGTACAGGTCTACAGCCTGCGGCGCCCTGCCCCCGACCCGACGCAGGCCACGCACGGCTTTGGCGATTTCGGCGCGCTGCATGACTTGGCCGTCGCCTCCGGCGCGTCCGGCGCCGACGCGCTGGCCATCAGCCCCGTGCATGCCATGTTCGCGGCGGACCCGGCACACTGCAGCCCGTATTCACCGTCCAGCCGCTTGTTCCTGAACACGCTGTACGCCGACCCCGCCGGCATCCTGGGCGCGGACGCCGTGCGCGACGCGCTGGCGGGCATGACCCAGGCGCGCCTGCCTGTGCTGGACGCGCAACCCCTGATCAACTGGCCCGCGGCGGCGGGGTTTCGCCAGCAACTGCTGCGCCGCCTGCACGACCGCTTCACCACTCACGCCAGCGCGGAGCAGCGCAGCGCGTACGACAGCTACCGGGCGGCGGCCGGCCCAGACCTGTTCGAGCACGCCTTGTTCGAAGCCCTGCACGCCGAGCACAGCCTGGCGGCGGGCGCGCCCGTGCCCTGGACCGAATGGCCCGCCGAATTGCATGACCCGCGCTCATCCGCCGCGCAACGCTACGCGGCAGAACACCCCCATGATGTCGACGCGCACATGTTCAACCAATGGCTCGCGGCCGAAAGTCTGAAGCGGGTGCAGCACGCGGGCCGCGATGCCGGCATGCGGGTAGGCGTGGTGGCCGACCTGGCCGTGGGCGGCAGCCCGCATGGCAGCCACGCCTGGAGCCGGCACGCCGACCTGATGACACGCGCCAGCGTGGGCGCGCCGCCCGACCTGTACAACCCGCTGGGCCAAGGCTGGGGCCTGACCGCGCTGTCACCCACCGCCTTGCAGGCCTCTGGCTACTCGGCCTTTCTGGCCATGCTGCGCGCCAGTCTGGCGCACGCTGGCGGGTTACGCATCGACCACATCCTGGGCATGGCCCGGATGTGGCTGATTCCCGACGGCGCCAGCCCGCAAGATGGCGGCTATCTGCGCTATCCCTTGCAGCAGTTGCTGCGCCTGACCGCGCTGGAAGCCCGGCTGCACCGCGCGCTGATCGTCGGTGAAAACCTGGGCACGGTGCCGGAAGGGTTTGACGCGCAATTGGAAGCGCATGGGGTGCTGGGCATGGACGTGCTGTGGTTCATGCGCGGCGCTGATTCGGCGGCTGATTCAGGGGTTGACTCAGGGGCGGACTCAGGGGCGGACAGCGCCACGCCGCCTGCCCCGTCCGCCGTGCCGCCCGACTTTACGCCGCCCTCGCATTGGCCGGCCAATGCCGTCGCCATGACCACCACCCACGATCTGCCCACGCTGGAAGGCTGGTGGCACGCGCAAGACATTCTGTGGCGTTCCCGGCTGCGCCTGCTGGCGCCAGACCAGGACGAGGCGGAGCTGCGCGCCGAGCGTCTTGAAGACCGCGCGACCCTGTGGCGCGCGGTGCAGGCCTGCTCGCCAACGGCATCCACCTTGCCGCTTCCGCGCCAGACGCCCAGCGCCGAGCTGCTGGGTTTTGTCGCCGCCACGCCCTGCCCCTTGATGCTGGTTCCGCTGGAAGACCTGACCGGGCAACTGGACCAGCCGAACCTGCCCGGCACCACCAGCCGCCATCCCAACTGGCGTCAACGCGTGCCGCTGTCCGTGGCGGACTGCCTGAGCGCGCCCACCAGCCAGGCGCGACTGCGTCCGGTGCGCGCATTGCGGGGTCGGCCATGA
- the treZ gene encoding malto-oligosyltrehalose trehalohydrolase — MTVLPEPYTHGALPLPDGRTRFRLWAPSAPADLALVIDGRVPIALQADADGYAQVDVNCPPGTRYRYRIGNDLLVPDPASRLQDGDVHGASVVMGPDSYPWQHASWMGRPWREAVIYEAHPGLAGGFSGLTERLPELANLGVTVLELMPIADFPGPRNWGYDGVLPYAPDTAYGTPDELKRLIDTAHGLGLCVMLDVVYNHFGPDGNYLSQYAAPFFRDDVSTPWGAAIDFRQPAVRRYFEENALYWLTEYRFDGLRLDAVHAIPDPDWLVELARFVRGQVPAQRHLHLVLENDDNRASLLTEGYDAQWNDDAHHVLHHLLTGESRGYYADYAEQPAQALARCLGEGWLYQGQPSPYRQGAARGEPSGHLPPTAFVLFLQNHDQTGNRAWGERLTELAENAERLRAAVTLQLLAPQIPLIFMGEESGSRAPFLYFTSHTDPALAKAVREGRQREFAAFPEFSGANGEPVPDPNAETTWEQSAPWHQADSAEAQSWRNLYNALLDLRLRVIAPRLDGARNVYARAVGGHSVHARWRLGDGALLTAYVNLGPMHVALPRKQATTPPLASSLLFESRAGAFDALSQGSLCPESTVWLLEDAA; from the coding sequence ATGACCGTGTTGCCCGAACCCTATACCCATGGCGCGCTGCCGCTGCCTGACGGCCGCACGCGCTTTCGCCTGTGGGCGCCATCGGCCCCGGCCGACCTGGCCTTGGTGATAGACGGGCGCGTTCCCATCGCGCTGCAAGCGGATGCCGACGGCTACGCCCAGGTGGATGTGAACTGCCCGCCCGGCACGCGCTACCGCTATCGCATCGGCAACGATTTGCTGGTGCCCGACCCCGCCTCGCGCTTGCAAGACGGCGACGTGCATGGCGCCAGCGTCGTCATGGGGCCGGACTCCTACCCCTGGCAACATGCTTCCTGGATGGGCCGCCCCTGGCGCGAAGCCGTCATCTACGAAGCGCACCCGGGTCTTGCGGGCGGTTTTTCCGGGCTGACGGAACGGCTGCCGGAACTGGCCAATCTGGGCGTCACCGTGCTTGAACTGATGCCCATCGCCGACTTTCCCGGCCCGCGCAACTGGGGCTACGACGGCGTCCTGCCCTACGCGCCCGACACCGCCTATGGCACGCCCGACGAGCTGAAGCGCTTAATCGACACCGCGCACGGGCTGGGCCTGTGCGTGATGCTGGACGTGGTCTACAACCACTTCGGCCCGGACGGCAACTACCTGTCCCAATACGCCGCGCCCTTTTTTCGCGACGACGTGTCCACGCCCTGGGGGGCCGCCATTGATTTCCGGCAGCCCGCCGTGCGCCGCTACTTTGAAGAAAATGCCCTGTACTGGCTGACGGAATACCGCTTTGACGGCTTGCGGCTGGACGCGGTACACGCCATTCCCGACCCCGACTGGCTGGTGGAACTGGCGCGCTTCGTCCGTGGCCAAGTGCCGGCGCAGCGCCACCTGCACCTGGTGCTGGAAAACGACGACAACCGCGCCAGCCTGCTGACGGAAGGCTACGACGCGCAATGGAACGACGACGCGCACCATGTGCTGCATCACCTGCTGACCGGGGAATCCCGCGGCTACTACGCCGACTATGCGGAACAGCCCGCCCAGGCGCTGGCGCGCTGCCTGGGCGAAGGATGGCTGTATCAAGGCCAGCCTTCGCCTTACCGGCAAGGCGCGGCGCGTGGTGAACCCAGCGGCCACCTGCCGCCCACGGCCTTCGTGCTGTTCCTGCAAAACCATGACCAGACCGGCAACCGTGCCTGGGGCGAGCGGCTGACCGAGCTTGCCGAGAACGCCGAACGCCTGCGCGCCGCCGTCACGCTGCAACTGCTGGCGCCGCAGATTCCGCTGATCTTCATGGGCGAGGAAAGCGGCAGCCGCGCGCCTTTCCTGTACTTCACCAGCCATACGGATCCGGCGCTGGCAAAGGCGGTGCGCGAAGGCCGTCAGCGCGAATTCGCCGCGTTCCCGGAGTTTTCGGGCGCCAATGGCGAGCCCGTGCCTGACCCGAATGCCGAGACCACCTGGGAGCAAAGCGCGCCCTGGCACCAGGCCGACAGCGCGGAAGCACAGTCCTGGCGCAACCTTTACAACGCGCTGCTGGATCTGCGCCTGCGTGTCATCGCGCCCCGCTTGGACGGCGCGCGCAACGTGTATGCGCGCGCCGTGGGCGGCCACAGCGTGCATGCCCGCTGGCGCCTGGGCGACGGCGCCCTGCTGACGGCGTACGTCAACCTGGGGCCCATGCACGTGGCCTTGCCACGCAAGCAAGCCACCACCCCGCCCCTGGCCTCGTCGCTGCTGTTCGAGTCGCGCGCGGGCGCGTTCGACGCCTTGAGCCAAGGCAGCCTTTGCCCAGAGAGCACCGTCTGGCTGCTGGAGGACGCAGCATGA
- the glgB gene encoding 1,4-alpha-glucan branching protein GlgB: MNRHDNGASSPPPLSASPPSSPPAGQLDPASLQALATGQHADPFSVLGPHDGVVRAMVPGARAVAVVTADGARLPLHEQAQGLYTGAVPDARPGDPGSYQLAIQWPDTEQITPDPYAFGPVLSDADLAGLASGDWRAALSVLGARLDEMQGVPGLRCAVWAPNARRVAVVGDFNSWDARRHPMRLRHAAGVWELFIPGVMAGDCYKFAITDNSGAIVFKADPMARRAQPSPATASVVDDPTPYSWTDDAWMYSRAERQARHAPISIYEVHAGSWLAPDAERCVWDQLADKLPAYAEAMGFSHVELMPIMEYPFGGSWGYQPLGMFAPSARFGPPAAFARFVDRCHAAGIGVILDWVPAHFPNDAHGLARFDGTPLYEYADPREGYHPDWNTLVYNLGRTEVKAFMIASAVHWLREFHIDGLRVDAVASMLYRDYSRQPGEWIPNVYGGRENLEAVAFLRELNSTVREQAPDAIVVAEESTAWPGVTAPVAEGGLGFHYKWNMGWMHDTLRYMHEDPVHRKYHHHDVTFGMAYAYSERFILPLSHDEVVHGKGSLLNKMPGDTATKLANLRAYLGFMWAHPGKKLLFMGGELAQPAEWNHDASLNWSLLDDAGHKGVQRLVADLNRLYRESPALHEQDTDPDGFAWLVMDDADNSVAAFLRRGRSSLMLAVCNFTPVARHGYRVGVPLGGRWAESLNTDAGWYGGSGQGNQGAAQSSDQAAHGHAQSLSLTLPPLATLFFTHQG; encoded by the coding sequence ATGAATCGTCATGACAACGGCGCTTCGTCGCCGCCTCCCTTGTCCGCTTCCCCGCCGTCGTCACCGCCGGCAGGCCAGCTTGATCCGGCCAGCTTGCAGGCCTTGGCCACGGGCCAGCACGCGGACCCGTTTTCGGTCCTGGGTCCGCACGACGGCGTGGTGCGCGCGATGGTCCCCGGCGCGCGCGCGGTCGCGGTGGTGACCGCCGACGGCGCGCGTCTGCCGCTGCACGAACAAGCCCAGGGCCTGTACACCGGGGCGGTCCCCGACGCCCGGCCCGGCGACCCGGGCTCGTACCAATTGGCCATCCAGTGGCCCGACACCGAACAAATCACGCCAGACCCCTATGCTTTCGGCCCGGTGCTGTCCGACGCGGATCTGGCTGGGTTAGCCAGCGGCGACTGGCGCGCCGCCTTGTCCGTGCTGGGCGCGCGCCTGGACGAGATGCAGGGCGTGCCCGGCCTGCGCTGCGCGGTCTGGGCGCCCAATGCGCGCCGCGTCGCCGTGGTGGGCGACTTCAATAGCTGGGATGCCCGCCGCCATCCCATGCGCCTGCGCCACGCGGCCGGCGTGTGGGAACTATTCATCCCCGGCGTCATGGCGGGCGATTGCTACAAGTTCGCCATTACCGACAACTCGGGCGCCATCGTATTCAAGGCCGACCCGATGGCGCGCCGCGCCCAGCCCTCGCCGGCCACCGCTTCGGTCGTTGACGACCCCACCCCCTATTCCTGGACGGACGACGCATGGATGTACTCCCGCGCAGAGCGCCAAGCGCGCCACGCTCCCATTTCCATCTACGAAGTGCACGCCGGATCATGGCTCGCGCCCGACGCCGAACGCTGCGTCTGGGACCAGCTCGCCGACAAGCTGCCCGCCTACGCAGAAGCCATGGGGTTCTCGCATGTGGAGCTGATGCCGATCATGGAATATCCCTTCGGCGGCTCCTGGGGATATCAACCCCTGGGTATGTTCGCGCCGTCCGCGCGCTTTGGTCCGCCCGCCGCCTTCGCCCGCTTCGTCGACCGCTGCCACGCCGCCGGTATCGGCGTCATTCTGGACTGGGTGCCCGCCCACTTTCCGAATGACGCCCACGGGCTGGCGCGCTTTGACGGCACGCCGCTGTACGAATACGCCGACCCGCGCGAAGGCTATCACCCCGACTGGAACACGCTGGTCTACAACCTGGGCCGCACCGAGGTCAAAGCCTTCATGATCGCCAGCGCCGTGCACTGGCTGCGGGAATTCCATATTGACGGGCTGCGCGTGGATGCGGTGGCCTCCATGCTTTACCGCGACTACAGCCGCCAACCCGGCGAATGGATACCCAACGTATACGGTGGCCGCGAAAACCTGGAAGCCGTGGCCTTCCTGCGCGAACTGAACAGCACCGTGCGCGAACAAGCGCCGGACGCCATCGTGGTGGCCGAAGAGTCCACCGCCTGGCCGGGCGTGACCGCGCCGGTGGCCGAGGGCGGCCTGGGCTTTCACTACAAATGGAACATGGGCTGGATGCACGACACGCTGCGCTACATGCACGAAGACCCGGTCCATCGCAAATACCATCATCACGACGTCACCTTCGGCATGGCCTACGCCTATTCCGAACGCTTCATCCTGCCGCTCTCGCACGACGAAGTAGTGCACGGCAAGGGCTCCTTGCTGAACAAGATGCCGGGCGACACCGCCACCAAGCTGGCGAACCTGCGCGCCTACCTGGGTTTCATGTGGGCGCACCCCGGCAAGAAGCTGCTGTTCATGGGCGGCGAACTGGCCCAGCCCGCCGAATGGAATCACGACGCCTCGCTGAACTGGAGCCTGCTTGACGACGCCGGCCACAAGGGCGTGCAGCGCCTGGTGGCCGACCTGAACCGGCTGTATCGTGAATCGCCCGCGCTGCACGAGCAAGACACCGACCCCGACGGCTTTGCCTGGCTGGTCATGGACGACGCCGACAACAGCGTGGCGGCGTTCCTGCGCCGGGGCCGCTCGTCCTTGATGCTGGCCGTCTGCAACTTCACCCCCGTCGCCCGCCACGGCTACCGCGTCGGCGTGCCCCTGGGCGGCCGCTGGGCCGAATCCCTGAACACCGACGCCGGCTGGTACGGCGGCTCGGGCCAAGGCAACCAGGGCGCGGCGCAGTCTTCCGACCAGGCCGCCCACGGCCACGCCCAGTCGCTATCGCTGACCTTGCCGCCGCTTGCCACCCTGTTCTTCACGCACCAAGGCTGA
- the glgX gene encoding glycogen debranching protein GlgX — translation MDPTQFTRLTTGQPYPLGATSDGLGVNFAVFSANATRIELCIFDARGRKELRRFDLPECTDEIWHGYLPDAQPGLIYGYRAHGPYDPRNGHRFNPHKLLLDPYARQMTGPVSWSDALFGYRLNHARADLSMDRRDSAPAMAKAVVTEDVPFNWGNSKSPNTPWTDTTIYEVHLRGVSMQREDLRPPLRGTCAALADPRFIEHLQRLGVTAVELLPVHAFLQDRFLLERGLRNYWGYNTLSFFSPEPTYLQRGPNDLRQAVRRLHAAGLEVILDVVYNHTCEGSELGPTLSWRGLDNASYYRLMPGEERYYINDTGCGNTVNVSHPRVLQMVMDSLRYWTQSYGVDGFRFDLGVTLGREGTGFDPGSGFFDALLQDPVLAGVKLISEPWDIGPDGYQLGNHQPGLGEWNDRYRDTVRRYWRGDEGMRGDMAARLCGSRDIFDRRHRRPWASINFVSSHDGFTIQDVVSYDGSHNEANGEDGNDGHSENYSHNWGVEGPTEDAAILERRGRVQRSLLATLFLSDGTPMMLAGDEFGNSQDGNNNAYCQDGPLSWLDWGQAQSDAGRALSHFVARVVALRRDHPSLRAARFGDAAQEICPGVSAISWLDTHGGPIDQAAWDDPTLRTMALRRAALREDGSADISLLLMNPSAEPATFTLPEPGQAWMRDLDSATQVPAAPVSESEVTVEAHSLVLLTATCIPGSAS, via the coding sequence ATGGACCCCACTCAGTTCACCCGCCTCACCACCGGTCAGCCGTATCCGCTAGGCGCCACCAGCGACGGCCTGGGCGTGAATTTCGCCGTGTTCTCGGCCAACGCCACCCGCATCGAACTGTGCATCTTCGACGCCCGCGGCCGCAAGGAACTGCGGCGCTTCGACCTGCCCGAATGCACCGACGAGATCTGGCACGGTTACCTGCCGGACGCGCAGCCGGGCCTGATCTACGGCTATCGCGCCCACGGCCCGTATGATCCGCGCAACGGCCATCGCTTCAACCCGCACAAGCTGCTGCTGGACCCCTACGCCCGCCAGATGACCGGGCCCGTAAGCTGGAGCGATGCGCTCTTTGGCTACCGGCTGAATCACGCGCGCGCCGACCTGTCGATGGACCGCCGCGACAGCGCGCCGGCCATGGCCAAGGCCGTGGTGACCGAAGACGTGCCGTTCAACTGGGGCAACAGCAAGTCCCCCAACACCCCGTGGACGGACACCACCATCTACGAAGTGCATCTGCGCGGCGTCTCGATGCAGCGCGAAGACTTGCGCCCGCCCCTGCGTGGCACCTGCGCCGCGCTGGCGGACCCGCGCTTTATCGAACACCTGCAACGGCTGGGCGTCACGGCCGTGGAACTGCTGCCCGTGCACGCCTTCCTGCAAGACCGCTTCCTGCTGGAACGAGGCTTGCGCAACTACTGGGGCTACAACACGTTGTCGTTCTTTTCGCCGGAACCGACTTATCTGCAACGCGGCCCCAACGACCTGCGCCAGGCCGTGCGGCGCTTGCACGCGGCCGGCCTGGAAGTGATTCTGGACGTGGTCTACAACCACACCTGCGAAGGCAGCGAGCTGGGGCCCACGCTGTCCTGGCGCGGGCTGGACAACGCCAGCTACTACCGGCTGATGCCGGGCGAAGAACGCTACTACATCAACGACACCGGCTGCGGCAACACCGTCAACGTGTCGCACCCCCGCGTGCTGCAAATGGTGATGGATTCCTTGCGCTACTGGACGCAGTCGTATGGTGTGGACGGCTTCCGCTTCGATCTGGGCGTCACGCTGGGCCGCGAAGGCACGGGTTTTGACCCCGGCTCGGGCTTTTTCGACGCCTTGCTGCAAGACCCCGTGCTGGCCGGCGTGAAGCTCATTTCCGAACCCTGGGACATCGGCCCCGACGGCTACCAGCTAGGCAACCACCAGCCCGGCCTGGGCGAATGGAACGACCGCTACCGCGACACCGTGCGCCGCTACTGGCGCGGCGACGAAGGCATGCGCGGCGACATGGCCGCGCGCCTGTGCGGGTCGCGCGACATCTTCGACCGCCGCCACCGCCGCCCCTGGGCCAGCATCAACTTCGTGTCCTCGCATGACGGCTTCACCATCCAGGACGTGGTCAGCTACGACGGCAGCCACAACGAGGCCAACGGCGAAGATGGCAACGACGGCCATTCGGAAAACTATAGCCACAACTGGGGCGTGGAAGGTCCCACGGAAGACGCCGCCATTCTTGAGCGGCGCGGGCGCGTCCAGCGCTCCTTGCTGGCCACCCTGTTCCTGTCGGACGGCACGCCGATGATGCTGGCGGGTGACGAGTTCGGCAACAGCCAGGACGGCAACAACAACGCCTATTGCCAGGACGGCCCGCTGTCATGGCTGGACTGGGGGCAGGCGCAGAGCGACGCGGGCCGCGCGCTCAGCCACTTCGTGGCGCGCGTGGTGGCGCTGCGGCGCGATCACCCCAGCCTGCGCGCGGCGCGCTTTGGCGACGCGGCGCAGGAGATTTGCCCGGGCGTCAGCGCCATCAGTTGGCTGGACACTCACGGCGGGCCCATTGATCAGGCCGCCTGGGACGACCCAACATTGCGCACCATGGCCTTGCGCCGCGCGGCGCTGCGCGAAGACGGCAGCGCCGATATTTCCTTGCTGCTGATGAACCCCAGCGCCGAACCGGCCACCTTCACCTTGCCCGAACCCGGGCAAGCCTGGATGCGCGATCTGGACTCCGCCACGCAAGTGCCCGCCGCCCCCGTTTCTGAATCCGAGGTCACGGTCGAGGCGCATAGCCTCGTCCTGCTGACCGCCACCTGCATCCCCGGAAGTGCCTCATGA
- the treY gene encoding malto-oligosyltrehalose synthase, with protein MNTTLIPRATARLQLHAGFTLDDARAQLPYYAALGVSHLYLSPITQARAGSTHGYDVIDHQRVSTELGGEAALRRLADAARARGLGLIADIVPNHMAAHASNPWWADVLQHGQDSAHAGTFDIDWDAPDPALRGKVLLPVLGDLYGQALAAGDIRLEHDAETGTCHINAGGQRLPLAPGSLAGGSATDELTHDGLKRSDLARLCAAYDPGNEAGRARLHALLERQHYRLAWWRTAPEQINWRRFFEISELVGVRVEDGAVFDAVHGLVLRLYREGVLDGLRIDHIDGLASPGAYLRRLRHALRQADSERKPAGRPGGAYLIIEKILADDESLDPRWPTEGTTGYDFMDQVGALLHAPEAQAQLERCWVALSGDPRDAAAQLRDARHRMLARHFPAERQALVRALTRIARFDLRTHDWTSPAIDRVLTALLAAFPVYRSYAEDGGRSPADAHWCRVAVDQAREALGDGTADARLLEQIDEWLGGAAQQDVADTAVTQARALALRRFQQLTPPLAAKALEDTLFYRRGPLLSRNEVGSSPTRFALPLQAFHALSAARARTHPHAMLATATHDHKRGEDTRARLAVLTEAPDEWLRMVGAWIPRLAKPGAPSPADRYLLLQSLVGAWPLSLSAESLDDGSAEVTASVSEFLERIAQWQEKALREAKLHTSWTDPDAAYEDAARACIMGLQDPGDGQALLRDIGAWALRIAPAGLVNSLTQTLLRNTLPGVPDLYQGTDLWDFSLVDPDNRRPVDYAERAALLKAADVDLPMATDAAAWRSGAIKQQLIRRTLALRARHPDLFSLGDCTPLAVIGPRAAHVIAYVRRHEGRSVVAVAPRLCARALAPYTEDHAAQACRYWEGTRVVLPPDIEAGALRNVLSGGQVNANAAGEVPLTALLRDCPVALCASA; from the coding sequence ATGAACACGACGCTTATCCCCCGCGCCACCGCGCGCCTGCAACTGCATGCCGGCTTCACGCTGGACGACGCCCGCGCGCAGCTTCCCTACTACGCCGCGCTGGGTGTCAGCCACCTGTACTTGTCGCCCATTACCCAGGCCCGCGCAGGGTCCACCCACGGCTATGACGTGATCGACCACCAGCGCGTCAGCACCGAACTGGGCGGCGAAGCCGCCTTGCGCCGCCTGGCGGACGCCGCGCGCGCGCGCGGCCTGGGGCTGATTGCGGACATCGTGCCCAACCACATGGCGGCGCATGCCTCGAACCCCTGGTGGGCGGATGTGCTGCAACATGGGCAAGATAGTGCGCACGCCGGCACCTTCGATATCGACTGGGACGCGCCCGACCCCGCGTTGCGCGGTAAGGTGCTGCTGCCCGTGCTGGGCGACCTATACGGCCAGGCCCTGGCGGCGGGCGACATCCGCCTGGAACACGATGCGGAAACGGGTACCTGCCATATCAACGCGGGTGGCCAGCGCCTGCCGCTGGCGCCGGGCTCGCTGGCTGGCGGGTCGGCAACCGACGAACTCACCCACGACGGACTGAAGCGCAGCGACCTCGCACGCTTGTGCGCCGCCTACGACCCTGGCAACGAGGCGGGCCGCGCGCGGCTGCATGCGCTGCTGGAACGTCAGCACTACCGGCTGGCATGGTGGCGCACCGCGCCCGAACAGATCAACTGGCGCCGCTTCTTCGAGATCAGCGAACTGGTTGGCGTGCGCGTGGAAGACGGCGCGGTCTTCGATGCCGTGCATGGCCTGGTGCTGCGCCTGTATCGCGAAGGCGTGCTGGACGGCTTGCGCATTGACCACATCGACGGCCTGGCCAGCCCCGGCGCCTATCTGCGCCGCCTGCGCCATGCCTTGCGGCAAGCGGATAGCGAGCGCAAACCGGCCGGCCGGCCTGGCGGCGCCTATCTGATCATTGAAAAAATCCTGGCCGACGACGAATCGCTGGACCCGCGCTGGCCCACCGAGGGCACCACCGGCTACGACTTCATGGACCAGGTGGGCGCACTGCTGCACGCCCCCGAGGCGCAGGCCCAGCTTGAACGCTGCTGGGTAGCGTTAAGTGGCGACCCACGCGACGCCGCTGCCCAACTGCGCGACGCGCGCCACCGCATGTTGGCGCGGCATTTCCCCGCCGAACGACAGGCGCTGGTGCGCGCGCTGACGCGCATCGCCCGCTTCGACCTGCGCACGCACGACTGGACTAGTCCGGCCATCGACCGCGTGCTGACGGCGTTGTTGGCGGCGTTTCCCGTGTACCGCAGCTATGCGGAAGACGGGGGCCGCAGCCCGGCAGATGCGCACTGGTGCCGCGTTGCGGTGGACCAGGCGCGGGAAGCGCTGGGCGACGGCACCGCTGACGCCCGCTTGCTGGAACAGATTGACGAATGGCTGGGCGGTGCGGCGCAACAGGACGTGGCCGACACCGCCGTAACGCAAGCCCGCGCGCTAGCCTTGCGCCGCTTCCAGCAACTGACCCCGCCGCTGGCGGCCAAGGCACTGGAAGACACCTTGTTCTACCGCCGTGGCCCGCTGCTGTCGCGCAATGAAGTCGGTTCCAGCCCCACGCGCTTCGCGCTGCCGCTGCAAGCGTTCCATGCGCTAAGCGCGGCGCGCGCACGCACGCATCCCCACGCCATGCTGGCCACCGCCACGCATGACCACAAACGCGGCGAAGACACGCGCGCGCGGCTCGCCGTGCTGACTGAAGCGCCCGACGAATGGCTGCGCATGGTCGGCGCATGGATACCGCGCCTGGCCAAGCCGGGGGCGCCCAGCCCCGCCGACCGCTATCTGCTGTTGCAAAGCCTGGTGGGGGCGTGGCCGCTGTCGCTATCGGCCGAAAGCCTCGATGACGGCAGTGCCGAGGTCACCGCGTCTGTCTCTGAATTTCTTGAACGCATCGCGCAGTGGCAGGAAAAGGCCCTGCGTGAAGCCAAGCTGCACACAAGCTGGACCGATCCGGACGCCGCCTACGAAGACGCCGCCCGTGCCTGCATCATGGGCTTGCAAGACCCGGGCGATGGCCAGGCGCTGCTGCGCGACATCGGCGCCTGGGCCTTGCGCATCGCCCCCGCCGGGCTGGTGAACAGCCTGACCCAGACCTTGTTGCGCAACACGCTACCCGGCGTGCCCGACCTGTACCAAGGCACCGACCTGTGGGACTTCAGCCTGGTCGACCCCGACAACCGCCGCCCTGTCGACTACGCCGAACGGGCGGCGTTGCTGAAGGCGGCGGATGTCGATCTGCCCATGGCCACCGACGCCGCCGCCTGGCGCAGCGGCGCCATCAAGCAGCAACTCATCCGCCGCACTCTGGCGCTGCGCGCCCGCCACCCCGACCTGTTCAGCCTGGGGGATTGCACGCCGCTTGCCGTCATCGGCCCGCGCGCGGCGCACGTAATTGCCTATGTGCGCCGACATGAGGGGCGCAGCGTTGTGGCGGTGGCGCCCCGGCTGTGCGCGCGGGCACTGGCGCCGTACACGGAAGACCACGCCGCGCAGGCTTGCCGCTACTGGGAGGGCACCCGCGTGGTCCTGCCCCCGGATATCGAAGCGGGCGCGCTGCGCAACGTGTTGTCGGGCGGGCAGGTCAATGCGAACGCGGCGGGCGAAGTGCCCTTGACCGCGCTATTGCGTGACTGCCCGGTGGCGCTATGCGCAAGCGCATGA